DNA from Patescibacteria group bacterium:
TCTTCAGTTCCAGATGACAAAGAAACTATAGAAGCAATTTTTCTATTTGAATGTAAGTAAAATCCCAAAACATTTTCTTCAAAAAGATCAAAAAATCCTAATTTTAAATTTTCACCTATTCTCACTATAAGTTCGTTTTGAATTTTTTCGTTTGCAAAATTTTCAAAATCATCTTTTCCATTCTCAAGTAAATGTTTTGCAAATTCACCTACAACTGATATAAAATTTTCATTTCTTGCAACAAAATCTGTTTCACAATTCAAAGCGACTATTGCTATTTTATTATCCAGTTTTTCTATAGCAATAACACCTTCTTTTGCATCCCTATCTGATTTTTTTGTAGCTATTTTTTCACCTTTTTTTCTAAGTATTTCTACAGCTTTTTCCATATCATCACCACTTTCTTCAAGTGCTTTTTGGCAATCCATCATTCCTGCTCCAGTTAGCTCTCTTAATTCCTTTATTTGTTTTAAGTCTGTCATATTTTTTATTTTAAAAATAAACTAAATAATTAAATTGATAAGTAAATCAATTATCTCTTGAAATAGAAAATTTTTATTTATATTAAGATTATTTTGATTTACTTCCTTCAATAATTGCCTCTGTAATAATATCAGTTACAAGCTGTATTGTATTTACAGAATCATCATTTGCTGGTATTGGATAATCCACTAACTCTGGATTTACGTTTGTATCAACTATTGCAATAACTGGAATTCCTTTTTTTATAGCTTCTTGTATAGCAGTATCTTCATCTTTTATATCTATTGCAAATATAGCATCTGGTAATTTTTCCATATTTCTCATACCTTCAGCTATTTCTTTTAATTTTACAATTTCTCTGCTTACCATTAACTTTTCTTTTTTTGTATGATTACTATATGTTCCTGCTTCGGTGTCCTCTTCTAATTGCTTCATTTTCTTTGGAAGTCTATTTATGTTTTCAAAATTTGTAAATGTACCACCAAGCCATCTTGAAACAATATATGGCATATTACATTTTTCTGCGGATTCTTTGATTATTGATTTGGCTTGTCTTTTTGTACCTACAAAAAGTATTTTTCCACCATTTGCAGATATTTTTTTTGCAAAATTGCTAGCTGATTCTAATGCTGTAATAGTTTTTTCCAAATCTATAACATGAACACCACCTTTTATACCAAAAATATATTTATCCATTTTAGGGTATCTTTTTGATGTTTTGTGTCCAAAATGTGCTCCACTTTTTAACAAATCTAGTATTGATACTGTTTTCATATTTTACTTTAAAAAATAATTAATTAAACAAATAGCATTATTCATGCTTAAAAGTGTTTAAATATT
Protein-coding regions in this window:
- the tsf gene encoding translation elongation factor Ts, giving the protein MTDLKQIKELRELTGAGMMDCQKALEESGDDMEKAVEILRKKGEKIATKKSDRDAKEGVIAIEKLDNKIAIVALNCETDFVARNENFISVVGEFAKHLLENGKDDFENFANEKIQNELIVRIGENLKLGFFDLFEENVLGFYLHSNRKIASIVSLSSGTEELAKDIAMHIAAMNPEYLRPEDVPLEIIEKEKEIYKEQLKTEGKPENLIENILKGKVEKFYKDNCLIKQAFVKDDKISIENLLKGAGENIVIEKYKRYSL
- the rpsB gene encoding 30S ribosomal protein S2, with product MKTVSILDLLKSGAHFGHKTSKRYPKMDKYIFGIKGGVHVIDLEKTITALESASNFAKKISANGGKILFVGTKRQAKSIIKESAEKCNMPYIVSRWLGGTFTNFENINRLPKKMKQLEEDTEAGTYSNHTKKEKLMVSREIVKLKEIAEGMRNMEKLPDAIFAIDIKDEDTAIQEAIKKGIPVIAIVDTNVNPELVDYPIPANDDSVNTIQLVTDIITEAIIEGSKSK